Proteins encoded in a region of the Quercus lobata isolate SW786 chromosome 8, ValleyOak3.0 Primary Assembly, whole genome shotgun sequence genome:
- the LOC115954803 gene encoding synaptotagmin-3-like isoform X1 has translation MGFLSTFLGIIGFGIGVPLGLLIGFFFFIYSEAKDVKEPVTRPLYELDSSALQDLLPEIPLWVKNPDYDRVDWFNKFISDMWPYLDKAICSTIRSVAQPLFEEYIGKFQIKAIEFKNLSLGTLPPAIFGLKVYETNEKELVMEPAIRWAGNPNIVLGLKLLSLQITVQLVDLQIFAAPRITLKPLVPTFPCFANIVVSLLEKPHVDFGMKILGGDIMSIPGLYRFVQETIKKQVASLYLWPQTLEIPILDEATVGERKPVGILHVKVVRAHKLLKMDIFGTSDPYVKLSLTGEKLPAKKTTIKMNNLNPEWYEKFKFIVTDPNTQVLHLEVYDWDKVGGHDKLGMQLVPLKLLTPNEAKEFKLELLKSSSISEPQNHKKRGQLEVELNFVPFKEESFKIGEPVDRFGRKESGQNRASDNEKVSGAGLLSVIIQGAEDVEGERHNNPYAFVLFRGEHKKTKMIKRTRDPTWNEQFQFMLEEPPLDDKIYIEVMSKRTRISFRSKESLGFVEINLTDVVNNGRINQKYNLINSKNGVIHVEIQWTKT, from the exons ATGGGATTTCTCAGCACTTTCTTGGGGATCATTGGTTTTGGAATTGGAGTCCCTTTGGGCCTCTTGATcgggttcttcttcttcatttactcTGAAGCAAAAGATGTAAAG GAACCAGTTACCAGACCACTTTATGAGTTAGATTCAAGTGCCTTGCAAGATCTTCTTCCTGAAATTCCACTGTGGGTGAAGAACCCTGATTATGATCGA GTAGATTGGTTTAACAAGTTTATCTCCGATATGTGGCCTTACCTTGATAAG GCAATTTGTAGTACGATTAGAAGCGTGGCACAACCTTTATTTGAGGAGTACATTGGGAAATTTCAGATTAAAGCGATTGAGTTTAAGAATCTTAGTCTTGGAACTCTTCCTCCTGCAATATTTG GTCTTAAAGTCTATGAGACTAATGAGAAGGAACTGGTCATGGAACCAGCAATTAGATGGGCCGGCAATCCCAATATAGTTTTGGGGTTAAAATTATTGTCTCTACAAATTACAGTTCAG TTGGTGGATTTACAAATATTTGCTGCACCACGGATAACCTTGAAACCTCTTGTACCTACTTTTCCATGTTTTGCAAACATAGTGGTCTCTTTGTTGGAGAAG CCACATGTAGATTTTGGAATGAAGATATTGGGAGGGGACATTATGTCCATACCTGGTCTCTATAGATTTGTTCAG GAGACTATTAAGAAACAAGTTGCAAGCCTCTACCTCTGGCCCCAAACTCTTGAAATTCCTATTCTTGACGAAGCAAC AGTGGGCGAAAGGAAGCCTGTGGGGATCCTACATGTGAAAGTTGTTCGAGCACATAAACTCCTGAAGATGGACATCTTCGGAACATCTGATCCTTATGTCAAACTAAGCCTAACTGGAGAGAAGCTTCCTGCAAAAAAAACCACTATCAAGATGAATAACTTGAATCCTGAGTGGTATGAGAAGTTCAAGTTTATCGTGACAGACCCTAACACTCAAGTTCTTCATTTAGAAGTCTACGACTGGGACAAG GTTGGTGGACATGACAAGCTGGGAATGCAGTTAGTTCCACTGAAGCTCCTTACACCCAATGAGGCAAAAGAATTTAAGCTTGAATTGCTAAAGAGCTCAAGCATTAGCGAACCTCAAAACCATAAGAAGAGGGGCCAACTTGAGGTGGAGCTGaattttgttccttttaaagaagaaagtttTAAGATTGGTGAGCCAGTGGATAGATTTGGGAGAAAGGAAAGTGGACAAAATAGAGCATCCGACAATGAGAAAGTGAGTGGTGCAGGCTTGCTTTCAGTTATCATTCAAGGAGCTGAGGATGTAGAGGGGGAGCGCCATAATAATCCTTATGCCTTTGTTCTCTTTAGAGGAGAACATAAGAAAACAAAg ATGATAAAGAGAACTCGAGACCCTACTTGGAATGAACAATTTCAGTTTATGCTTGAGGAACCTCCTCTAGATGATAAGATTTATATTGAGGTTATGAGCAAGAGAACACGTATTAGTTTTCGATCAAAG GAATCATTAGGATTTGTAGAGATTAATCTTACCGATGTTGTGAACAATGGGCGTATTAATCAAAAGTACAATCTAATCAATTCGAAGAATGGAGTGATACATGTTGAGATACAGTGGACAAAGACTTGA
- the LOC115954803 gene encoding synaptotagmin-3-like isoform X2, with product MEPAIRWAGNPNIVLGLKLLSLQITVQLVDLQIFAAPRITLKPLVPTFPCFANIVVSLLEKPHVDFGMKILGGDIMSIPGLYRFVQETIKKQVASLYLWPQTLEIPILDEATVGERKPVGILHVKVVRAHKLLKMDIFGTSDPYVKLSLTGEKLPAKKTTIKMNNLNPEWYEKFKFIVTDPNTQVLHLEVYDWDKVGGHDKLGMQLVPLKLLTPNEAKEFKLELLKSSSISEPQNHKKRGQLEVELNFVPFKEESFKIGEPVDRFGRKESGQNRASDNEKVSGAGLLSVIIQGAEDVEGERHNNPYAFVLFRGEHKKTKMIKRTRDPTWNEQFQFMLEEPPLDDKIYIEVMSKRTRISFRSKESLGFVEINLTDVVNNGRINQKYNLINSKNGVIHVEIQWTKT from the exons ATGGAACCAGCAATTAGATGGGCCGGCAATCCCAATATAGTTTTGGGGTTAAAATTATTGTCTCTACAAATTACAGTTCAG TTGGTGGATTTACAAATATTTGCTGCACCACGGATAACCTTGAAACCTCTTGTACCTACTTTTCCATGTTTTGCAAACATAGTGGTCTCTTTGTTGGAGAAG CCACATGTAGATTTTGGAATGAAGATATTGGGAGGGGACATTATGTCCATACCTGGTCTCTATAGATTTGTTCAG GAGACTATTAAGAAACAAGTTGCAAGCCTCTACCTCTGGCCCCAAACTCTTGAAATTCCTATTCTTGACGAAGCAAC AGTGGGCGAAAGGAAGCCTGTGGGGATCCTACATGTGAAAGTTGTTCGAGCACATAAACTCCTGAAGATGGACATCTTCGGAACATCTGATCCTTATGTCAAACTAAGCCTAACTGGAGAGAAGCTTCCTGCAAAAAAAACCACTATCAAGATGAATAACTTGAATCCTGAGTGGTATGAGAAGTTCAAGTTTATCGTGACAGACCCTAACACTCAAGTTCTTCATTTAGAAGTCTACGACTGGGACAAG GTTGGTGGACATGACAAGCTGGGAATGCAGTTAGTTCCACTGAAGCTCCTTACACCCAATGAGGCAAAAGAATTTAAGCTTGAATTGCTAAAGAGCTCAAGCATTAGCGAACCTCAAAACCATAAGAAGAGGGGCCAACTTGAGGTGGAGCTGaattttgttccttttaaagaagaaagtttTAAGATTGGTGAGCCAGTGGATAGATTTGGGAGAAAGGAAAGTGGACAAAATAGAGCATCCGACAATGAGAAAGTGAGTGGTGCAGGCTTGCTTTCAGTTATCATTCAAGGAGCTGAGGATGTAGAGGGGGAGCGCCATAATAATCCTTATGCCTTTGTTCTCTTTAGAGGAGAACATAAGAAAACAAAg ATGATAAAGAGAACTCGAGACCCTACTTGGAATGAACAATTTCAGTTTATGCTTGAGGAACCTCCTCTAGATGATAAGATTTATATTGAGGTTATGAGCAAGAGAACACGTATTAGTTTTCGATCAAAG GAATCATTAGGATTTGTAGAGATTAATCTTACCGATGTTGTGAACAATGGGCGTATTAATCAAAAGTACAATCTAATCAATTCGAAGAATGGAGTGATACATGTTGAGATACAGTGGACAAAGACTTGA